aatttacagataatttgaaatttttgtgatttatatcgttatcggacgatagaattcttatatcgggatatgagattttggtcatatcgcacagccctactagCACATTGTCCATTCTTTCTTGCTTTGGATCAAAGAACttgtggtcaaaggagcttgcaaagaaaagcgtccagacgcttttctttgcaagctcctttgactacgatgacctggatgactgagaaccttcacagacacaaagaacttGTGCTTTAATAAGATGAGCCACATGGTTTTAATCATGTCTGGATATGATACAGAATAAAATCTTGTTAGTCTTATCATACAAGATTTAAGTATCTGTGCAGATAAGTGTTTGATGCTGAGAAGCAGGCCTTATTAATGTGCCAGTTACGAATGTAACAACAATATTTTATAATcgtaatttaaaacaaaaaaattcatgATACATTTATAGTTCACACTTAAGATCTTTACTAAATTTATCAATCAGTATTCATCTGTTTATAATTTTCAGACAATAAAAGATTAACATGATTCCTGCCTGTAGTATTTCctataacatgaaaaaaaagagaaggaaaatctGGACATGATTCATAAACAGACTCTGCATTATTCAGCAACACTAACATTTGGAACCTAAAGCAGCATTTTAAAGGTCTGTTTGCTGGCAAAACGTCACTGAAGCAGATTGTTCGGTGCTGCTGctattgctgctgctgttatttaAGCCCtggtcacacaggcctagaggcttgctttatttaagaaatacaaaacacaaacaacaataacactACATATTTCCATCCAAGACAGAAAAGTAAAACCTGTATATTTCAAATAGTCCCTTTATCCATCTTTCAAAAAATAGCCAGTAGCTCTGTATAAAAGTAACTGCCTTTAACGGTTAACGGTTTAGTTTTATTCTGTAACGCTTGCTAAAAGAAaaggatgtatttttttttctactgcatCGTCTGCGTTGCAGTGTTTCCCACTGACTATTTTCATTATGTAATCTTGTTTTCAGATATGTCGGCACTGATCTCACTCAGGAAGAGAGCACAGAGTGAGAAACCGTTGGCAGGTGCCAAGATTGTGGGctgcactcacatcactgcccAGACTGCAGTAAGATTCATCTCTGACATCGAGCTTCAACGCCTGAGCAAAGACCGCACTGTGATTGTGTCTGTTCGTCATATAGGACTTTAAATCACTATTTAACTGCTTCTTACTTCACACAAGCTCGTGCTtcctcttattattattatttttaattaaatgagtaaaaagaaaatctattgTATTTCAATTAAAATGTATGTAGCTGGCTGTGTTCATGGGCTGTCAACAGCCAGATGATCCCAAAGAGTTAAAGATGATGTATGTAGACGTGGGTCATGGTAAATTCATGTGttatataacaataaaatacacttattgtgactgtactgtatgttttcaGGTGCTGATTGAGACTCTGGTTGCTCTCGGAGCTCAGTGCCGCTGGACCGCATGCAACATATACTCCACACAGAATGAAGTGGCTGCTGCCCTGTCAGAGACAGGTAAGCAGCAGAGATGGTGAAGAAGCTCATAGACCACGTTGAGTCTTCTAGGCGAGCTTGATTGCAAACAACATTGTGATAACAGCAGAACACAGCATCAGATAAGGCttctttttaatctttaatgaGCAAAGGTTTGTTCTGTTGTGCGAGCGTCTCGTGGCTTTTAAAACCAAGGTTACGGTttgtaaatgttaaactcatGACAGTTCATCCCTGCAGACTTAATGGGAACACATAACTCTGTCCATGTAGTGAATTAGCAGCACTCTTTATGCCCTTTATCTGCGGTTGCTATGTGATGGTCAAAGTGTGCATTAAATCTTCAGAGTAGACTCGTCATGATCGGGAAGGCTGGGGGAGTCTCAGTGGTCctgcattttgattttatttttttacagggTGTCTAGTGCTCAGTTAATTATTGCTGTACGTACTGTACTGAGCTGTTCATTAAACTGAAGGGCACATAGAGAGTACAAATGTCTGCCACTATTAAACTGGTCTCAAACTTGCTTTTACACCCAGTAATCATATTGGTATCATCTGTTTGGAGTATGACACATTTCATTTGAACAAATACTATGTCATGAAAAATCTTTGGTTTCCACTGGGATGAGTGAGATATTACATCTATAATACCAGTTATCAAGCGAAGAGGTGAATTTGACTGTATTCACTGTCTTTATTTAAGACTTTATGTATGCTTTCATGCAGTTTATCCAGTTTCTGCTCTGTGAAATGAACGAGACAACGTAATTGCTCATCAACATTGAAGTGGTTTCTTGATATGACGTACTGCTACTGAGATATTATCGCCCATCTGCTATGTTTCAGGTGTGGCTGTGTTTGCCTGGAAGGGGGAGTCTGAAGATGACTTCTGGTGGTGTATTGACCGCTGTATCAACACTGAGGGCTGGCAACCTAATATGGTTGGTGGAAAACATTTTTGCCAGGTGTAATATGTGAATGATGTGCACAAACAGCAATGTTGAAAAGCCCCAAATAACACCAGAAGAAGAACCCGTTCATTAATAACAGtctgtaaatatttaattactGAAGAGAAGATGAGAAACGCCACGCTCTGTTTATAAGATGTagcagatgtagccattcttgtattttgcttgtttacattattgtattttgcacaactctgttgcttgtgaagctcgcacacaagaatttcactcacatgtactgtaccaatgtacctgcacatgtgatgtgacaataaaagtgatttgatttgataagaAGATGACGAATCTTTTCCTCCTGCTTATTAGATCCTGGATGATGGGGGAGACTTGACACACTGGATGTATAAGAAATACCCCAACGTATTCAAGAAGATCAGGGGCATTGTGGAGGAGAGTGTCACTGGGGTTCAcaggtaatttatttttgtatatgtGGATATTTGCTTTCTTGACACATTTAGTTGCAAGCCAACATGTTTCCATCATGTTTCTGTCTAGGTTGTATCAGCTGTCTAAAGCTGGAAAACTGTGCGTGCCTGCGATGAATGTAAATGACTCTGTGACAAAGCAGAAGTTTGATAACCTGTACTGCTGCAGAGAGTCCATCTTGGATGGGTGAGTAAGCTcgggttttaaatgttttgctcaTGTATAAACAAtattacagtttgtttgttggATAACTTAAATAACATGGTTTAAGGGGGGAGGGGAAGGGGGAATCCAGTAATTTTAGTAACTTTTCTAGAAGTGATAAAGGAGAACAGCTTATCAActtatttaaaacctttagaTATATGTGCTTTTCTTTATACAAATCCATCTCTATGTACACTTGTACTTTATATTTGAATCAATGTAATATAAAGATCAGAGGGAGCTAAGCAAGgtaattttgtgttgtgttaTCATTTGTCTACAAGTGGGAAAATCTGGCAGAACAGGCCCTTTATGGTCTGCTTTTCATCTCAGCATCATGTTAGTGGGGGCAAACACAATGTGCTTAAATCTCTGGATGATGGTCGATTTGGACTGTGGGTAATTCTTTTGGCTTTTGGGTCAGCTTTTCACAGGAGTGAAGAGAGTGAGGAATAAAATGGAGAAAATCTTTTTGTTCAGCTGCATCACTTGTGTTGCAAAAGGGTCTCGTGACCACGTtgtaaagaaaaataagcaTATATCACAGCATTATGAATAATGCTGTGATATATGCTTATTTTTCTGATTGttattaatgaattaataacAATCATAATTGATGTTACTGGAGGACGGACAGCCTCATATGCTGCTATCACAAAGAATGTTGCCGTTAAAGATCTAAACTTGATTTTTAAAGAGATGTTACCCTTGTAAAAACTTGTCTAGTGTGAACATTGCAGACTCTGCAGTCTCTGAAACAGCCTGACAGCACAGTTACATTTATAACCCTACTGTTATTTGGCAGCATAAAAGGTCTAGTGTTCTTTAACAGTGTGTGCACATTTCTGCATGGGAACAGTGcttgctgtgcttttctttgcTTACTGCCGAAAATTTATTGCTGTTCCTCTGGATTAATTATCAGCAGGTACAATGTTGTCTAGTAGCAGGTGTTCCATTATGAAATACTAATGATATTTCCTCGGTTAGTGACCAGGGCTAACTGAGAAAATTGGCTTCCACATTACTGTGTTAATTTAATTTGAAGTGGGCTTGTATTGGAAGCAGGTCTTATTTTCTAATACCCTCTATTTGACAGGTgtaatttgtcatatttttggTGCCTTGCCTAATCAGCTTGTTTCCTTTATTAAAGTTATTGCACTATAATGAATATTGTGGAGAACAGCGAGCCACTTCTGATAAGGATTGGTGAAGTGGCTGGAGTTTCTCTGCAGACAACATGAGGGGCTCACTTTTCATGCCTGCATCTCTGCCGAGGGATTGTTCTTAACCCAGAAACCCACTGCACTCCTGCTGTCACAGCTTATTTAGTCTAATATGAATGACTAACtgaattatataaatataatgggACCAACATGGTAACTTGCTATAAATGACTGTGTGTAGGATGTTTTTATTGCATGCATTTAACATGATACATGTTATTACATGAATGTTGGCATTATCAAACCTTTTTAAGGAAACTGATAACTGATGATATTCTGCACAGAAaccataaatacataattaaaatAGCTCCGTAGGACACATCTGTAAATCTTTTTAAGTCTTAATACTACTTTTGGTCTAACTCGTCGAACAGTCCATTTCCTACTGCTTATTGGAGTCGTGGGGGCAGCAATATAAGCACAGATAATCCCAGAACTCCTCACCTACGAGGCACCCAGGAAGGATCCTGATCAGATTCCTGGACTACCTTAAATTGCTGCTTTCAATGTTGGTTAATAGTGGCTCTATTCCACGTCACATCCTGTCCCATCCTGTCTCTAAGGCTGAACCCAATTATCCTACGAAAGAGGCTCAGTTCTGACGCTAGTATCAATCTCATTGAACACTACCCAGAGCTTGTGACCATGTGTTCAGGGTAGGAATGAGGATCGACCTGCTTTCACACTCATTTCTGTCTTTAGCACAGCAGACCGGGACATTGTCAGCATCATCGAACACATAGAGTCAATCAGTCAGTCAAACTCCCAGATTCATGAGAGACTTAAACTGCTCCATTTGGGGCAACAAAAATTCCCCGGACAACATGGCTCTTAGGATCACTAGAGCGCACAGACTCCAGTGTGACAATGTGGAAATTTGGGATATATTACAGGGACTTCTGATACAAGCAGTGCCAAATAACATTTTACTGTGTGCCATAATTTTGCAAACACCATTACAGATTGGCAGTTTTGTTTTCCAATTCTACAAAATGTGCTAATTTTGTGTCTTAAACGTCTGTAGTTTGAAGAGAACCACAGATGTCATGTTCGGAGGCAAACAGGTGGTCGTATGTGGTTACGGCGAGGTGAGTTGTTTCCTTTCAGTTTATCACTCTGCAGTAATCATAATCGCATTGTTGTGAAAAtgtgtgagacattttaaacatgCCCTTTAAACTCTTTTCTGTAGTTTGCCATTCatgaattattattttgtcttttcaggTTGGAAAAGGTTGTTGTGCTGCTCTGAAAGCATTGGGAGCCATTGTCTATGTGACAGAGATTGATCCCATCTGTGCCCTGCAGGCCTGGTGAGGAAAACATGATGAATGTATCGAGCGATATGAACAGGAAAAAGCTGCAGAGATAAAACCGAGCTGTCCAGAAAACTGTTCGTGTTAATTATCTGACAAAGATATGAAAAACTAATGATCAGCTTTAACTCAAATGCACTACACACCCAATCAACAATTGATTTGCTTGTCAGTAAAAAGATTTTCCAGCCTGTCACTGTCCAGGCCTGAGCTGAATTCAGAATCTCTTCCTTCTTTTGTGTATAAATAGCATGGACGGATTCCGAGTGGTCAAGCTTAATGAAGTCATTCGCCAAGTAGATGTCATCATCACATGCACTGGTAACTACATTTAAtacactgacatttttatagctttttagggggcagggatagctcagtaggtagagtggtggccccatgatcggaaggtcggggattcgattcccctgaacagctaccctgaggtacccctgagcaaggtaccatccctacacactgttccccgggcgcccaatggctgcccactgcttcactgagtgaatgggttaaatgcagagaggaatttccccacggggatcaataaagtacactttctttctttctttaatataACATAAGAAGTTTTAAGTTCATGGAGTTTTCCACTGCTTCTTAGGGCTCCAGAGCGTTTATTTCTCCTGTAATAGATGAGGATGGTATATGTTTGTGCCTTTCTGTAGGAAATAAGAATGTGGTGACCAGGGACCAGCTGGACAGAATGAAAAATGGATCCATTGTCTGCAACATGGGACATTCCAACACTGAGATTGATGTGGTAAAATAGTGCTTTAAAGTATGATGGTagaatttaaaat
This DNA window, taken from Astatotilapia calliptera chromosome 5, fAstCal1.2, whole genome shotgun sequence, encodes the following:
- the LOC113022484 gene encoding S-adenosylhomocysteine hydrolase-like protein 1 — protein: MSEPVGEAKLEVKQASKEVKESENVAEKYSAMTVSKNSEITMGELSTVFSAVPTHKPVKKQIQFVEDKQEFSRFPTKAGRRSLSRSISQSSTDSYSSAASYTDSSDDETSPRDKTQVNSKGSSDFCVKNIKQAEFGRREIEIAEQDMSALISLRKRAQSEKPLAGAKIVGCTHITAQTAVLIETLVALGAQCRWTACNIYSTQNEVAAALSETGVAVFAWKGESEDDFWWCIDRCINTEGWQPNMILDDGGDLTHWMYKKYPNVFKKIRGIVEESVTGVHRLYQLSKAGKLCVPAMNVNDSVTKQKFDNLYCCRESILDGLKRTTDVMFGGKQVVVCGYGEVGKGCCAALKALGAIVYVTEIDPICALQACMDGFRVVKLNEVIRQVDVIITCTGNKNVVTRDQLDRMKNGSIVCNMGHSNTEIDVASLRTPELTWERVRSQVDHVIWPDGKRIILLAEGRLLNLSCSTVPTFVLSITATTQALALIELYNAPEGRYKQDVYLLPKKMDEYVASLHLATFDAHLTELSDEQAKYLGLNKNGPFKPNYYRY